The DNA region TATTCAAACGAGATGTATCACGTACTAATGATGGTTTTCCAACACGTGCTTCGAGTACACGACCAGCTAAACCGATACCATGTTTAGCAGTATATATGCCGGCTGCCATTAATGTAACACCAACAGCCGTTGCTGATACACGTTCCCAATCGGAAATGAATGCCCGAAAACCTTTTCCGAATACATCACCAGCAGTGACTATAGCTTCCAATAATGTTGTTCGTTCTTCGGCAGCTTTTGCCTTCAATTGTTCCAGTCGAATATCACGATTTTGTCGTTCCGCTTGTGCTTGGCCACGAATTTCTGCTTCAATACGTTTAGCATCGGCTGCTGCACGCAATTCCATCTCTTTTTCTAATGTTGCTTTTCGAATAGCTTCTTGTTTGGCTACAGATTCTTCTTGACGTTtaagattttcatcattggctGCTCTTTGTTGAGCCAGTTGATCTTCGAAACGTTTTCGTGCTAATTGATCTTCATATTGAGCTTTCAATTGAGCCTGTTTTGATTCTTCTGCCAACATACGTCGACGATGTTCTTGTTCCTGTTTTTTCGCTTCGATCTGTGCGCTTGCCATTGCTTGTTCATATTCTTTCATTGTTTTCTGTAATTCCAGCTGTTTGGTCGTTTCCTGTTGTCGAGCTAAATCTAGTGCAGCTTCTGCATAACGAGATTGTTCCAATTCTTTGGCTGCTTTTGCTGCACGTTCCAATGCagatgaatcaaattgatatggattcattttcccactaccaccaccgcTACCGGAAAGATTTAAAAGGCCACCAGAACCACCGCTACCGCTTCCCCCACCACTACCACCTgaaacaccaccaccaccaccatcaggTGATCCAGGCATACCTGGTGGCTGTGGTGGTCGCTGTGGATTGGAATAGCCAAATAACCAAGACATTTTGATCTAAGATTTCGAACATGAACATAATAGAAAGTTTAAAGATgtataatttcaatgaaaaaagcCACTTACATTTTAGAActtaaagaaaattattattattattatttaccgAGCAATTGAATAACAAAAGGCAGTGGTTTggaaatgattcaatcagATTTATTAGATAAATAGAAAATGGATTATTTTTGAGCGAATAATAATCGACAAAACGACgaaatgtgaaaataatGTCGATGAAATAGACAACAAGGGCAAAAGTATTTTTGtaacaatcgaaaaaaatgattaaataatgaaccaagaaaaaacacGTGTTGGTTTCACTCAGTTCggtatgtgtgcgtgtgttggTCGAGATCAAAATTCAGTCATCTCATTTGTGAATGgttatatatttttgtttatgctCAAAACATtgtgaacaaaacaatgttTTGAGCAAACAAatcttgaaaaaatcaatcaaacattaaTAAATTCTAAATTTGGGATCTTGTATCCaataattattaaatgaataattgcATTGTCAATgatatattgtttttttaatttataattgaaaaaaaatacacacacaaacatgaaATGGCAATTTCAACCCAACGCAACCATTTGAGTTGTCACTGCTAACTAAATTGAGTACAGTAGGTTCTACAACACATTTATTAACCACtatcaatatattgaataaatagattgaaaatgaatatcgCGCTTGTTTTAATGCTACTTCTTATCCAATTCGAATTGAGTCGGCATTTTCCCTCCAAATTTTCGTGAGTCAACAGTACGATATACGAGCAAGTGTGTTTGATTTGACAATTGAATTTCgaattggttttgttttaattctCTAGTATTGatcgaaattattattttttttttttgaaaaaagatgGACAATCGTATCAAATTAAGTGATGGTTCATTGGATTTAATCCTTGAACAACGCAATTTAAATCTTCGGCCTATCGTGCAGGTATTGGGTGCTAAAGTGTTGGCCAATAATCGTTTACGTGTAGTAGTATTTGATGGTCGTACACTTTGTCAACATTGCATCATGATTGCCGAAGAgatggaaaatttattcaatcaagGACAATTGGATAAATTCACTATAATACGTTTGGAACAATATTCCGTATCATCGATACCGAAAAAGGAAAATACTCCTGTTATTTTGGTTCAAAAAGtggaaattattaaaaatggtTTGTTTAGTTCagatattcaatattttatattataattttgtttttattttaatagGCAATGATGTTGGTAAAAAATTGGATCCAGATGAATCTATCGATCTGGTTGATACTGCTGCTTCTGCTGGTACATCTGGTAATACTAGTGCTGCTGCTGTGGCGGATTCTGTTATGACTGACAGTGCTTCTTCGTCAACAATCATTCGAAAcacaatgaatcaattgacTAGTTCAACACAAAAGAAGCCACCAATGAAAGCTACTGCTGGTGATATTGAAATACGAACCGAAAATGTTTGTCCAATTAGTGTATTGACACCATTCTATAATTCTTGGATGATTCGTGCATTGTGTATACATAAAGGTGCACATCGCACTTATAGCAATCAACGCGGCCAAGGTCGTTTGTTTAGCTTTGACCTTTGTGATGATACTGGAGAAATACGTGTCACTTGTTTCAATGACGAATGTGATCGTTTTTATAATTTGATCCAGAAAGATCGTTGCTATTATGTTGGACGTGGTATGATCAAAACTGctaacaaaaaattttctacagtaaataatgattatgaaattaCGTTGACACAAAATAGTTTTGTTAAGCTTTGTGAAGATGCCCAAATTGAAGCACCGAAATTACGTTataaattcattccattAGCAACAATTGCCGATAAGGATGCTAATAGTGCTGTCGATGTTATTGGAGTTATCCGATCTGTTGgtgaaattgaaacattaACATCAAAAAAGACATCAAAAGACTTGATAAAACGTGAAATTATAATTGTCGATAAATCATTAGCTGAAGCACGATTGACATTATGGGGTGAACAAGCGCAAATGTTTAATGGTCAACCAGATCAGATTCTTGCTTTGAAAGGAGCATCGATTGGTGATTTTAAAGGTAAAACCTTATCGGCTCGTGATTCAACAGACATTTCAATTGATCCAGATTTGccggaaaaaaatctacttGAAGCTTGGCATTGTTCATTGAGtggtaatgaaaatttcaatcaattatcaaaaacATCGGATTCACCGGCTATTtgtcaaatgaatcatttcattgcACAGATAATACCGAAAAAGCTTAAACTGGATGAAACATTTAATTTCTATACAACAGCTACTGTTCATGCATTTAATCGTATACATAATCAACTTTACAAAGCATGTGGTTATAATAAATGTCAGAAAAAAGTAACCGATACTGATGGAACTGGTGCCTATCATTGTTCTAAATGTGAACGAACATCAGCTATATTTGAATGGCGTTTAATGATCAGTGTATTGTTAGGTGATTCAAGTGGTTCATTCTGGGCAACTTTATTTCAAGATCAAGCAGAAAAATTGCTAGGAAAATCTGTAGCTGAACTGGTCCAGTTATATGAAGAGGATCAAAATCTTTACAATGCTATTGTAGATGAACTatgtttcaaacaatttaatTTCCGTATCTACTCACGTTTGGAACAATATAATGGGGAAAATCGTATTCGTCATACTGTTGGacagatttattttttgaaaccaaaagcaacaatgacaaaactATTGCgctcaattgaaattgtgtCACGTCAGCTTTAAACAGcaacgatgaaaaatttaaaatttttctttttttttcaaaatttcaaaatctcaaatagagaaaatgtcagaaaatgaaatttttttttgcattcattaataatgatttatatgaataaataatatacccgttgattgattgaaaataaaatgcacgaattttcgttttttcatttccgagaaaaaagttattcattttactattttttttgggcaaaaatctattttcaggtatcgatgatgatggtgagaGAAAAGGATATCTCTACGGTTCAGTAACGGTTCAATGGTTGAaatagaacaacaacaacaaaaaatttgtttctcgaattgaaattgaaaatcaattcgTGTTTCGTGTTtgagaagcaaaaaaaaatttcattttattttgtcatttgCATTGCTCCAATCaccatatatgatgatgatggtgaattttCGATAtacttttttcattattctaatttgtttgattccaAAATCCATTGAAATGTTTGAGATGCGATCCAAATTTGATGATACAGATGATCCAAAATTGATTGGCCGgtttcaatatcatcaacaggtatgttaataataatgatattgattggttttttttgttttgatcgttttttttctggtttgtcAAATAAAGGGTCTAAATGGACGACATCCTATGAGCTATCGTTTTGGTTTCGTAGCCGATGATCACCAGAATCCATTAAGTCGTCATGAAATGAGTCATTCACCTGGTCATGTTACAGGTGCTTATTCATATATTGAtgctaataataaatggcaggtaattcattgattgattgatttaatttccgaaaaaaaaactaatttcaacacacacacacacaaacaaaggTTGTACAATATGAAGCACATCCAGAACATGGATTTCGTATCGTAAAACAATGGACTAAAGATCGTGATTAgctaaattgaatttgaaaaagacGAAATCACCCATGAACCTAATACGAATAcgaattttatttacaaaatgaaaataaaagttaATTTTACttgataattaatttaatttaattcaattatcgtctttattgttgttgttgctgtttatAGATTTTTGTATGTCTGAAAAACCTTGAATTTATCGATCGATATTTATACATACATATATTATGTAataaccattattattatgtacaCGAAATTATGTCGTAAAtggtgtttattttttttcattttggttcgTCTCATTGGTTACATTTCTATGGTTAcgcgacatttttttttgaaaagcttgttgttttcgtcgttgttgtttctggaacaaaaaacaaaaaaaaagaatatagaGACATTTTTGACCACACAGAAAAATGTGATGAGCCAATTTCCGTTCCGaaacattcatatatataacacacattacacacacacacagcaaacaaaataaacaaattcatcatataaacGTAAACGTAAACGGTGTAAATGACCATCAAACCATTACTACTACTTGTAGTgttggaatttttgttttgcaccATTTTTGACcagttgaaatttttttttccatttctttgTATTAATAAACAATCGGTTCACATCAatgatcgataataatgatacaaagatttttgtttcgttattgtttttattgttcatcatcggatcaacaaaataaaaatccatcaACACCTGCTACGACGGCGACGacaatgaattcatcattaacagagaatcaaacatcattatcaacaacaacatcatcatcatcaacgacaacaatggttgatcatgatgatgatgatgaaaatataatgatgaaaccTAAATGGCGACCAAAACGACATTTAAATTGTTGTGGCTGTGATTGGTTTCATATTGGACAACAatggaatcatcattatcgtaaTCATCGTAATGAAGAGCTggttaaattattattaattggtCTAGATAATGCTGGCAAAACAACATTGGCATTACATTTAGCTGGTGGTAtgtgaattaatttttttttcgatgaaaattattcaatttttcatccgGTTTAATTTTAGAATCGGTGGATGATGTTGTTTCGACGATTGgtttttcaaaatatgaaTTACATTTACGACAGAATCgttttaaaattattctcTATGATGTTGGTGGCAGCGTACGTATACGTTCCATTTGGcgtaattattattcactgGTACATGGcatcatttttgtcattgattCAACCGATCTGGAACGTATATTGGAAGTGAAACAGCTATTACAGCAACTGGCATCCAATCCATTGGTTTTGGGCAAACCAATTTTAATGtatgttgattgattcaaaacaGAGAGACTGCTAACCTAACTGATTTCAGATTTCTAAACAAACAGGATAAATTCGAAGCAatggatgaaattgatttatgtAAATTTACAAATTTCGATGAAATTATGTCTAAATATCAGTGTATAacgaaaattgtttcaatatcGGCTAAAATGACAGCTATACAAAATCAAACtggtaacaataataataataataaaaatggcaGCCACGAAATTGATACGACAATCGATTCTGGTCTAAAATGGATATTGGGTTGGATCGATAATCAATGgtcaacattgaatgaacGTGTTGAACAAGAAAGTCGGCAACAAATTTCCAAAGAAAATGATACAAtgcaaaaaagaatcaatcgTATTCAACAACGTAATCGTATTGAAGCGGAAAATAAAGTATCgaaaattgttgataatcagccaaaatcaattattgacaacaacattgataatgatgatgatcatgatgaagtAATTATTAAACCAATCAAATtggatgatgagaaaaatgaaaatatcatcattcatcaaccGGAAATATTGTCGATACcgaatgatgaaacaaatgaacaaatcacTACGGCGGCGACGACGAcaaatgaattatcatcatcatcaaaatcatcaaatggttCGGCACAATCTATCAATAACCGTCCACCATTAAAACGTACGAATAAAATCTATCCAACCACCGCTAttggttgattgaaaaaatatcaaaaaaaaaaaatttttttttttgttcatttcatcattattattcttgtttgtaatttttattcaatgataataataaaatttattcaataaaattatgtgagagagagagagagagaaaaaaaaattaaacacaTGCACTGATCAAACTGTTGTTACTAGACATGTTTTACGATTTGCattcgatgacgatgatgttgatattgatgaatctGTCGATGAATCTTTTCGGCCACGATTAGACGATTGATTTGttggttttcgtttttcatttaggtttccattatttgtattattatttgtatcgGCCATATTCTTCTTCTgacgattttcattttcattgctgCTCATGCTGCTATTAacattcatcaatgtttgatgattattggaattattatcactgttttcgttgttgttgttgttatttggaCATGGTGTTTTCACAAATGTCATGAATGTaaaattgttatttgtttgcAATTTATTAGCCATTGTCATCGATTCTGGTTGTTGTATTAGTGATTGTGATTTATAATGATTACTGCCATTACTATTACCACGTTGATTCAATGATCCATAATGAAGATAACcatgatgttgttgctgttgctgttgataaTAACGATATTCATCACCACgtaatgatattgatggtgacatttttaatgatttagTTGATGACAGATTATGTTGgctatgatgatttgatcgattcatcatcattgttgttgctgctgtggaattatgattattattattattattatcaccatcatcataatcatcaatatctttAATTGGTAATGAATCATATGTTGTACTACGAATGAGAttggttttcatttgtatttcaTGGTTTGCCAATGATCTgcaatgaaaacaaagagaaaagaaaaatttgaaaattgatatttcattcaatacaatAAATTACCTTCTTATGGGAATCAAACGGTTAAACATAGATCCGGATGATTTATCCgaataatcatgatcattaatcaattccTGTGATCCACCATTAATCGATAATGGTTGTTTTAATAAATTTCTATtcaatggtaatggtggttTCGACGTATCCgaaatcgatgattgttgttgttgctgttgctgttgttgttcattcaatttatcatgTGTACTTTTACTTCGTGGccagaatttaatttttgatttattttgaacactttttttatctggttttggtgatgaaaataatttcgatTTAATATTGGATaataaagatttttcttttgattttgttgttgttgttgttgttgtcgatatcggattattgttattgaattgttgttgttgttgtttttgtggtaattgtgaatgatgatgatggtgatgatttctAGTTGATGGTAATCTAGGTGGACTATCATCCATAAGTAATTCCATTTCAGTGTTGGTTTCTGCAGCATCTGCACCAACAATTGGATGAcgatcaaaatattttgatgaagTTTTCACTACAGCCGTTGtagctgttgatgatgatttattctGAAAATATCTTGCATGACTTTGTACAACTTGTTTACGATGTTTACTTGTAAACATTAGATCACGATCTTCAAAATCAGCTTTCGTATTATTTGTCATAAATTTATGTCCACGATTTAATGAACGtgaattttgtttaaaattcattgatctatcatcatgatggctattgaatggataaaattgttgattgaaacCATTGGTAAAATCTAATTCTTCCATACGGTTATTACTGCTACTACGATTACGGCTATGTGGACGATAACGTGTTTCAGATTCCATATCTTCTAAACGTTCTAATTGATGTCCACCATAagattcatcaccattatcattattattaatataacgaccaaatgaatgaacactGGCACTTGATTTTGGATAAatctgatgattttgtttcattgtagatgtcgatgatgatgatgatgttaatgattttgttgtttttggtttatttatcattgctgctgttgttgtaggTGGTGTAGATAACATTTGTGCtaaaaatggatcaatcgatgatggaTTTGGATCGATATTCGGTTTATTATACAATACAATTGTAGCtgtatttgattcatttgtcgttgtcgttgtagcggtatcatttatttgtacgctgttgttgttatcaaccggattcaatgatgatggatcacAATCATCTAATGGTAATATTTCTGAAATATCTGTATCTGATTGATCagattcataataattaaatcctgtcatcaatttttgttgttttggttgatCTTTGTTGTTACGCTTGatgtcatttttattatatgtACGTTGATCAAAACCAttgtcaatttcatcatcattgctagtatttgatttcatttctgaATGTTgtgtaattttcatttttggtaATGTTCGAGATTGTgcctgctgttgttgttgttgttgttgattatttcgTACTTGAAATGTATGATGAATAGTTGACATTGATTGTtgaccatcaccattatcacgATTATAAGTTTTCATCACCGATAAAtttcgattatgatgacgatgatgatgatgatgatgataaccaccaccatcagccgtacttaatgatgatgatgaatctttAACTTCGGataaatcttcatcatcgtcatcataattattatccataCAAGATTGAactaatgaatgaatttctttgGCACAATTTGATGCTGCTTTTGCAACTAATAAATCCTGGCTATTTGTATTACGTATTGGTACATTATCTATATCGATATCAGAGATTTCTGAATCAATACTAGCCGAACTTTGTGacattaatgaatgatgatcaataatcgatGGTGGTTTTGTATTATCCAATAAACTATGTATACTacgatcatcaaatgaaccAGTATCTGAttgatcaccattattaccaCTAATGTTGATTGGTTGtaattgttgctgctgctgctgtggtcgtggttgttgttgttgttgattgtttttattctgaaTTGTAGTACGTGTAGTTGGTATTGGAATCATTTTAGTTTTATTTGCCGGGCTAGTACGATTGGTGACTGaagttgttgtcgttgtattTTCACGTTTAGGTTTTCTTGGTGAATTTTTCGTCGATATTATgggctgttgttgtagttgttgttgtgctgctgctgctgttgacaTTGACTTGATTGACCATCTGCTGATTGTCTTTGTggatatgaaaatgatgactgACATTGTgctagaaaaacaaaacaaaaaaaaatgattttttttaaattcaaaaaaaacaacaacaaacaacaaacctTGTGTACATATTGTATaggttttttcatcatcatcatcatcataattatggtgatgatggtgatgttgatgattatcagcCATTCGATTAGAACGattcgataataattgaGTATTTTGCATATTTGATTGTGCCAAATTAATAAATGTCGTTGGCTGTCtgaaattatgatgatgatttttcggTAATGAAATAATATGACTATGACTACTACTGCCATCCTGCTGTTGTATTACGGTTGTCTTGGTAACATTGTTTTTCGTTGACAGATTTTTTTGACGATGAgccatcgatgatgatgatgatgatgatgacaatgctGGTGTTGTTGAAACTACAGacgacaataatgatgaacgtGGTCCACCTTTTGTCATTgcagtttttgttgttgtcacagCAACATTATgtccagatgatgatgatgatgatgaagtattaacatttgaatcaatacCAAGTTTAATAACAGCATCCAATAATTGATAGTCATCaacgtcatcatcacgaAGAATAACACTAATAGGggcttttttcaatgatgatgatgatgatgatggttctgTCAACAATTCTGTTGTAGGAGGGTGTGgttctttattattttcccgattattattgttgttgatggtagGATTCGGTGCAATCATTACCGTAGCTGTAGcagtttcattattattattattattaccgatTCCATTAtctgaatcaaatgatagggatgataatgatgaatgacaTTCAGAGAATTGAATCGGTGTATCTTCCACAAAGAATTGTCTATGttgatcaccaccaccaccaccgccaacTGATTGTGCACCAGATGATGGCAtgtcgatcatcattgattgttttgttgaaattgacGATTTATTACGCAATAATGGCGATTGTTGctgtgatgatgacaatgataatgttgtagATTGTTGACCACTACTACTGTTATTgtgatgattcatcatcatcatcgttgttggtAATTGtggtgaatttttatttgatgtaCATTGTTGTTTAACCGAACGTGGTGATGATTTATGGCTATATAATGATCGTGAATTGcctgaatttttattatgactaacatttgaatttgtggCCGTTGTTGCAATCGCTGGTGataatgtcgatgatgatgatgaatgtgcattagatttcttttttgttggcaATGCAAATTCAATACATTTCTTTaaaatttgttcatcttcatcatcatcatcatctgattcagattttatttcattcttcACAATtatcgatgacgatgatgattgtttttgtttttggtcttcatttttctttcggatttcatctttttcatttttacatttttctaGATTTTTATCAACGTCAatagtttcatttttattttgtttctcatcattatcatcgatggattgttcaacatttgatgtgattaaaacattaattgctgatgatggttcaacaatgatggattgttcatcatcatcgacatccaATGAACTAAGACTTGTTGCATGTGAAAAAATGGCTGGTGTATCTTCGGTTTCAAATTTGATAGccacatcaccatcattaaaATATTCGCCATCCGTTTTCTCaatatttccattcattgatgattttgtattattggtggtggtggtccattgtgtattattgttatttttatccGTTTTAATTGTTTGGTTTTCGACAACATTCGTTGGTTTCGGTGGTAACATTGGTTTCTCAACATTTGATTCTtgcattattgatgatttggttGAAGAAATACGTGATACATTacgattcaattttatcgTTGATGTTATATTTATTGGCGAtagaatgttgttgttattggtcacaatttttgttgttttaccatcatcatcattatcatgatgatgactagaAGAATTCGTTgctttcaatgatgatgatgatgattttagcttcgttgttttctttggttcatcaacaatttgttcattttcacgTTCATCTtcataaattgatttcaaatcaatttcatgtaaatctgataatgatggtgctAGACTAAATGCCAATGGTGTACCTTCGGTTTCATAGATTTTCACTGAATCTTCAGCCACTGATTCTGATGTTGTTTTTCCGCTTCTATTacgatttgaatgatgatgatgtcgatgaccatgattcaattcatgtCCATCTTCATCGTCTTTATAACGTTCACTAAAATCTGTTATTTCAtccattgaaattgttgtata from Dermatophagoides farinae isolate YC_2012a chromosome 5, ASM2471394v1, whole genome shotgun sequence includes:
- the LOC124498445 gene encoding uncharacterized protein LOC124498445, coding for MKTKTKTNDDDDQDHDQDQSTKMIKNNNHDDDDHDHDEQELKSSSSTTRTMKQQKRIDSGISSSLSSASTMVSSIDSSSTTTTTTATTISDDTLRNDDDDGDDDKKQKKNSEMLSSLLEMMKLSSLEEFAKKLCFMSESPLLCQEMRDCGYVPMLIRLINQKSIDDQDDVDLQQLQRQSLIHRNLVQALNNIIQHTKRNRKELKILKILVDLKAFVEILLKKFLEHRSDSTTVESVDHPCNLIIDLYRMCTEKQSIELIEFFGGVFIISEVIKIDYKCHGGDSNPNEDCYRIRLYSLMILTHVTYNNPQVKSLLGSKKSFLLVLIELLSLSNEDLIEAIAKVIQNLSWDTNYISMQTMRDLKTVTHLTTTMLNVKKESTIKCLLSALGNLTASSPQNKADFCRVNGALEFLIKSMKLSADSNGNVNDDKTMINKSSVDNGNRKQSKNGDENKNCKISISVVEASGRILRNISSYLAMEERYRQILRKHNVIVMLLNHLESSSLDIVSNACVTLSNLSVFTLQTEESSNDQILMIESNAITKLAKLFYSKHRTIRIGAMATYKHLVTSQAYLIHSTFNNVDGGGNGPNHNQQQHHHSKLSTSLSISSFPMRKIKAIKNEISNLSSNNHHHHVDDDDDELPVDLSKSFNFGSTTTTKTRFPRSTSHDSIRNNQLNGQTIIMTKSTPDSFLPTYHHHHHHPHHHSINKSNGSFTTKSLCNVNRKCQSPSTTTSRISCDNNHFIISDGISSDYDIYSGDVKCQIPQINQTSINNADCNGKSFIHHDHEIINDNHDDNDDDDDDNDNDDELDYTTISMDEITDFSERYKDDEDGHELNHGHRHHHHSNRNRSGKTTSESVAEDSVKIYETEGTPLAFSLAPSLSDLHEIDLKSIYEDERENEQIVDEPKKTTKLKSSSSSLKATNSSSHHHDNDDDGKTTKIVTNNNNILSPINITSTIKLNRNVSRISSTKSSIMQESNVEKPMLPPKPTNVVENQTIKTDKNNNNTQWTTTTNNTKSSMNGNIEKTDGEYFNDGDVAIKFETEDTPAIFSHATSLSSLDVDDDEQSIIVEPSSAINVLITSNVEQSIDDNDEKQNKNETIDVDKNLEKCKNEKDEIRKKNEDQKQKQSSSSSIIVKNEIKSESDDDDDEDEQILKKCIEFALPTKKKSNAHSSSSSTLSPAIATTATNSNVSHNKNSGNSRSLYSHKSSPRSVKQQCTSNKNSPQLPTTMMMMNHHNNSSSGQQSTTLSLSSSQQQSPLLRNKSSISTKQSMMIDMPSSGAQSVGGGGGGDQHRQFFVEDTPIQFSECHSSLSSLSFDSDNGIGNNNNNNETATATVMIAPNPTINNNNNRENNKEPHPPTTELLTEPSSSSSSLKKAPISVILRDDDVDDYQLLDAVIKLGIDSNVNTSSSSSSSGHNVAVTTTKTAMTKALSSSSSSSSMAHRQKNLSTKNNVTKTTVIQQQDGSSSHTQCQSSFSYPQRQSADGQSSQSIISTKNSPRKPKRENTTTTTSVTNRTSPANKTKMIPIPTTRTTIQNKNNQQQQQPRPQQQQQQLQPINISGNNGDQSDTGSFDDRSIHSLLDNTKPPSIIDHHSLMSQSSASIDSEISDIDIDNVPIRNTNSQDLLVAKAASNCAKEIHSLVQSCMDNNYDDDDEDLSEVKDSSSSLSTADGGGYHHHHHHRHHNRNLSVMKTYNRDNGDGQQSMSTIHHTFQQAQSRTLPKMKITQHSEMKSNTSNDDEIDNGFDQRTYNKNDIKRNNKDQPKQQKLMTGFNYYESDQSDTDISEILPLDDCDPSSLNPVDNNNSVQINDTATTTTTNESNTATIVLYNKPNIDPNPSSIDPFLAQMLSTPPTTTAAMINKPKTTKSLTSSSSSTSTMKQNHQIYPKSSASVHSFGRYINNNDNGDESYGGHQLERLEDMESETRYRPHSRNRSSSNNRMEELDFTNGFNQQFYPFNSHHDDRSMNFKQNSRSLNRGHKFMTNNTKADFEDRDLMFTSKHRKQVVQSHARYFQNKSSSTATTAVVKTSSKYFDRHPIVGADAAETNTEMELLMDDSPPRLPSTRNHHHHHHSQLPQKQQQQQFNNNNPISTTTTTTTKSKEKSLLSNIKSKLFSSPKPDKKSVQNKSKIKFWPRSKSTHDKLNEQQQQQQQQQSSISDTSKPPLPLNRNLLKQPLSINGGSQELINDHDYSDKSSGSMFNRLIPIRRSLANHEIQMKTNLIRSTTYDSLPIKDIDDYDDGDNNNNNNHNSTAATTMMMNRSNHHSQHNLSSTKSLKMSPSISLRGDEYRYYQQQQQQHHGYLHYGSLNQRGNSNGSNHYKSQSLIQQPESMTMANKLQTNNNFTFMTFVKTPCPNNNNNNENSDNNSNNHQTLMNVNSSMSSNENENRQKKNMADTNNNTNNGNLNEKRKPTNQSSNRGRKDSSTDSSISTSSSSNANRKTCLVTTV